CCGACAATAAGACAGGAAATTTGGCTATCTTCCATCTTGATACAGTAGATGAATTGGATGATCTGACGATCAAAAGGGCCCTTATACGGCATAGCCTTCAAGAGCTGAGACGGGAGCAAACACAGGTGATTCAATACCGGTTGTCCACTGACCCAACTCCTGAAGGATTGGCAGTGTCAAGACCGCTGATTGATGTAGTGAAAGAACTGGGCTTTGAATGTATGCGAGAACGGATAGAGTTTGAGCGGCCTGGCAATTCACCTTCTGTAGCAGCCACTAACAGACTCGTCTTTCGCACGCGAGAAGAGGTCAGTGAATTAACCTTCTCACGGTCTTTCGCTCTGTCGTTTCAGGATTCTTTGGATTCAGAGATTCTGAAAGGCTACGCGAAGCTTGGGCCTCAACGAGTAATATCACAGTATCTGAGTGCGTGTCCCAAAGAAGATGAACGAAATGTGTGGTTTTCTGAATTGGCCTATGATACCCAGAATGATTTGGTGGGTGTGATTATGTTGCTGCTGTCTCAGAAGCGAAAAAACCCTCGTAAGGGTCATTCTATTGGCTGCATTTATACGCTTGGAGTTGTACCTAAAAAGAGAGGGCAAGGTTATGTCAATGATCTCCTTGCCCGAGGAACTCAGATTCTGGAATACGAAGGAGCGGATTGCATTCGGTCAACGACGGCGGCGACTAATTTCCCGATGGTCAATGCCTTCGAGAGAGCGCACTACAAGCAGACAGAACATTGGTGGGGATTCGAAATCCATTTGAACAGCAAAACATAAAAAACAGGTCTATACACGGGTGACAAATCGAGATATCGCAAAGATCCAGAGTCCGTTGGATGCAAACACCTGAACCTTTAAGTGACCAGCCGGTCTCAGGCAAACAATCATGTCTATGCAGTCCTTTGAGAAGCTCAGCTACAGAGGAAGAACCCGCCGATTACGTCAATTGGCCCTGAACGCGCTATTGCGCTATCCCATGGAAGTTGCAAGCGTCCATCTGATCGAGGCTTTCACCAATGCAAACTACCGGGTGAAGACAAGAGACGGGGATTCCTACTTCATTCGCGTTTGCGAACCTAACTGGCGCACCGACATGGACCTCATTTCAGAAGTGGCATTCCTACGGGCTTTGAGTCGCGATGGTAATTTTAACACGCCGTTGCCCATCGCAGCGGAGACTGGCGATTACATCATTGAGGCTGCTGCCGATGGCGTGCCTGAGCCACGTCGCTGCATGGTCATGAGTTGGCTTCC
This genomic window from Gemmatimonadota bacterium contains:
- a CDS encoding GNAT family N-acetyltransferase, with the protein product MKVRPISQDELEPFVNTGKANREVLQKHVLRAWSEGTSRPEWCFAAEAENSFTGGIAYETDNKTGNLAIFHLDTVDELDDLTIKRALIRHSLQELRREQTQVIQYRLSTDPTPEGLAVSRPLIDVVKELGFECMRERIEFERPGNSPSVAATNRLVFRTREEVSELTFSRSFALSFQDSLDSEILKGYAKLGPQRVISQYLSACPKEDERNVWFSELAYDTQNDLVGVIMLLLSQKRKNPRKGHSIGCIYTLGVVPKKRGQGYVNDLLARGTQILEYEGADCIRSTTAATNFPMVNAFERAHYKQTEHWWGFEIHLNSKT